The nucleotide window GCCTAATGAGAAACATATATCTATAATATAGGAGGTAATAACAGTACACTTTGTATATATACCGgggggtacatatatatatatctacagtacCAGGATGCTGGTAGTAGGTCAGCACTGATCAGTCTAAAGTAGCTTTATGTACCTTTATATGTTTTCCCAAAGTTCTCTTCTGATTTTTGGAAAATGTgtggcacaaaaaaaacaacataaaaaaagtacaaaaaaagaattaagaaaatgtataaaagcATAAAAGCCccgaaaattaacaaaaaaattaGAAACTGTCAATTTtgatatttatttctttattgttACTAATTATTTACTAATTTTGCATGATTTATGTAGCTTTATTCATTTTTCAGTAGTTTTGTGATTTTTGAGGAATATATggcataaaaagtaaaaaaataacataaaaagaaTACAACAAATGAATCCAAATTTGTATtacgttttaaaataaaaataataataaaaaaaaagataaaaaaaaaaaaaaaaaggaaaaatgtattaaaaatttgaaaaaatgtgcACACAAATGTCCAGCCATCCTAATTAATAACCATAGCCCCAATAATGTACTAAAAATTAGAAACTGGcagttttgttatttattttctaattttgcatcatttatgtagCTTTATGATTTGGagccaaaacattattttttttaaattctaaaatAAACAATTGtacaaatataaatacattttgcaCATGATTGTATAGTCAACCATATTTATAACCATTGCCCAAAAGGCCGCTAACAATCTGGTCCTGATAGGGTTAACTTTCAGGTCTACAGGAACTTGGCAGAATAATTGTTGTCTCTTGCAGATCCAGATGCAAAATCGGCAATTATATTTTGCAACACACTTTGGAAGTTTGCCGAATATTTTTCATAGGCACTGGGGAGGAGTTGCTAAATTTAGCGCGCCTCATGCGACAAGTGCCGGATTAAGAAATATTCTGAACTATCAGACTTTAATAGAAAACATCTATATACATGAAGTTATGTAATGCCATATGTTTCATCCTAGTTTTTATCTTTGCAGATGCTGCTCCACAACAGTTTTATTGCAGGGACCCAAGTTACAAACCAACTGGTCCTTCAGGTAGGTTTCATATGtacaaaggaaatacaaaaataatatgcTGCAGTACCACCAGTGACCACAAGTCTATGACTGAACAACTATATTTTAATTTtgatatgcaattttttttatcacatattcAGTTTGCAATTATTGAATGATGCAGGttgattattgttattattacatatgatagatagatagatagatagatagatagatagatagatagatagaaataactCTTTCGTTTATTAACCCCTCcgccattgttttgttttttcactttcgTCTTCTTTTTCCGCAGATCCAATCGGCACATTCCCTGTGTGTAATGGGGCACCAGGTTACATCCAGATTTCCGGAGGTTCCACTGGTGAGTATTCTGGTGATCACTGGCAGAGCCGTACACATTCTACATTAGTGATATCAATTCTTCCTAATAAACTATATGACATCTCCATTATTATGATGATGGGCCAGCCATGGCGGATGGCATAGAGAGGAGATCTGCTTGTGGTGTGAATATCCTAAGTCAATAAGGGATCtggcaattctaataaaatcatgAAGGCTCCAAGGGTTTATGAAATCTTATTCTGGATCTATTTGAACTTGGGTTATATCAGAACTCCAGgcacctccagagctgcattcagagtTTTGCTGGTTTATCAGACATAATACTTCAAGGATCACTTTTACCGGTATCACAGCCTTTGCTTTGGTTCTTGCAGGTCAATTTGGATCTTCAGGAGGATCTCTGAGTGGTGGCTCCCAGTCTGTGCAAGCCAATATTCAACAGAGCAACACAGTTATCCAAGGGGGCAGCATGCAAAGTAGTGGTGGCAGCTGGTCAGGTGGTGGTGGGGGTGGAGGAGCATTTCTACAGAGCAGTTCCGGAGGTGGTggtggaggaggtggaggaggaggaggtggtggaGGAGGAAGTTCACAATTCATATCCACAGGTGGAGGTGCAGGAGGAAGTTCTTCCCAACAAAATTCTATTAATGTCGGATCAGTTAATTTTGTCCCACCACGTGGAGGAGGCAGTAGTGGAATAAGTGGAGGTTCGTTTAGCAGCTCCTCATCTTCTGGTTCAAGTAGTGGAGGTTCATTTTCAGGATCAGCAGGTGGAGGTTCTTCTCTACAAAACGCTATCGTTCTCGGAACAGTAAAGCTTGTCCCTGTCCAAGGAACTGGAGGAGGTTCATTTAGCCAGAGTTCTGGAGGAAGCGGAGGTTCATTTTCACAATCATCAGGTGGAAGTGGAGGCTCATTCTCACAATCATCAGGTGGAAGTGGAGGCTCATTCTCAGGTGGAAGTGGAGGTTTATCCTCTGGTGGAAGTGGAGGTTCATTCTCTGGTGGAAGTGGAGGTTCATTCTCTGGTGGAAGTGGAGGTTCATTCTCCGGTGGAAGTGGAGGTTCATTCTCCGGTGGAAGTGGAGGCTCATTCTCTGGAGGAAGTGGAGGTGCATTCTCAGGTGGAAGTGGAGGCTCATTCTCCGGTGGAAGTGGAGGTGCATTTGGAGCTGGCTCTGGACAGCAGATTCACGGTGGAAGTAGCGGTGGTGCTGGAGGCTCGTTTGGCACTGGTGGTGGTTCATCAAGCGATCCTAAACTACCAGGTAAATAGGAATACAAAATAATTTATGTATTTAGAGGTTTCTAACCCTAAAAGTTTCACCATTGTGTTTATTAAGAATGATCCACATTGCCATGATTGTATTACACACGAGGATCTTTTTTCTCTCTCAAAAAAAGAATCTTCAGTCATAGCAGTTGGGTCAGTTGTCTCCTGTTATTGAGACCTTGGCATCAGCTCATTGGGCTAATACAGATGTCTCGGTGGTCCATGTAGAAGAGACCACTGCAAAACAAAGTAATGCCAAGCTAAAAATGTGCCACCAATTATGGTGCCGGGTTTTGCCACCCAGTACAGATGGTGTTTGTTTTCCCCTTCATGCTCTTTCCACGACCCTTGAGCCATTTCCCAAGGGAGTTCTTCTAGAGAGggaagtcctgcacaggttcttacCACCCAAAAGCAAATGGGAGAGGACCAACCATGGCTGGGCCCCTCTCTCCAAGGGACCCATGCCGTTGCCTCTACGGTAcatatgtccttgagtggccattTCCAAAGGCCACTATATATGTTACTTGACTGTATATGAAATTTATGGAGCATTTTTAGTTGAAAT belongs to Rhinoderma darwinii isolate aRhiDar2 chromosome 8, aRhiDar2.hap1, whole genome shotgun sequence and includes:
- the LOC142660043 gene encoding uncharacterized protein LOC142660043 — its product is MSRSGPIRALLCWTAVLCVCNAAPQQFYCRDPSYKPTGPSDPIGTFPVCNGAPGYIQISGGSTGGSLSGGSQSVQANIQQSNTVIQGGSMQSSGGSWSGGGGGGGAFLQSSSGGGGGGGGGGGGGGGGSSQFISTGGGAGGSSSQQNSINVGSVNFVPPRGGGSSGISGGSFSSSSSSGSSSGGSFSGSAGGGSSLQNAIVLGTVKLVPVQGTGGGSFSQSSGGSGGSFSQSSGGSGGSFSQSSGGSGGSFSGGSGGLSSGGSGGSFSGGSGGSFSGGSGGSFSGGSGGSFSGGSGGSFSGGSGGAFSGGSGGSFSGGSGGAFGAGSGQQIHGGSSGGAGGSFGTGGGSSSDPKLPAGINPKDVPVSPGCNTKNGQTGQGSNQIGGSGNIGGTGGGFSQISQSHGGGSGGTGGGGSGGTGGGGGGGGGGGGGFSQISQSHGGGSSGGSINQGTGGGMSGGSFSQIQQSQNQGSLRPGGGSSGSSGSIQQQIPQSG